Proteins encoded in a region of the Dreissena polymorpha isolate Duluth1 chromosome 6, UMN_Dpol_1.0, whole genome shotgun sequence genome:
- the LOC127835634 gene encoding galactose-binding lectin-like, whose amino-acid sequence MGIVTSVASKRRMMEREKSHSPSPKTPFVTFVIKHLSSGRFIHPRGGWSNPCNGTTLDLHSDTHDRMHWRFVLVVDHWGYIEHVAIGKIIHQRGGSLKPWNCTDLVVHSSRHWGALFALDGNNHHVIHKGGKFAHPKGGRPDAGNHTTVNLHSDEHAAMKFGFFSPSNLNTEVLVYGYPKMIGKWKIIHMVLNPSAEHTFTLMVKVGKSKTESRTCGFEYMKPGQTVVTWQWVLDVEQNENKSVYQSNLLADTGSETEVPRELQYKVETGHDMETRVKRLSVE is encoded by the exons GAGCCATTCCCCCTCCCCCAAGACCCCGTTTGTG ACATTTGTAATTAAGCATTTGTCTAGCGGAAGGTTCATCCATCCAAGGGGCGGTTGGAGTAACCCTTGCAACGGAACTACCCTGGACCTGCATAGCGACACGCATGACAGAATGCACTGGCGATTTGTGCTGGTGGTAGATCACTGGGGATACATTGAGCACGTGGCAATTGGCAAGATCATACACCAGAGGGGAGGGAGTTTGAAACCTTGGAACTGCACAGACCTGGTAGTCCACAGTTCTAGGCATTGGGGAGCGCTCTTTGCTCTCGACGGTAACAACCATCACGTGATTCACAAGGGAGGAAA GTTTGCACATCCAAAAGGTGGCAGACCAGATGCAGGAAACCATACAACTGTTAACCTTCACAGTGATGAGCACGCAGCCATGAAGTTTGGATTTTTCTCGCCCAGCAATCTGAATACAGAGGTGCTTGTTTACGGCTACCCAAAAATGATCGGAAAGTGGAAAATCATCCATATGGTTCTAAATCCGTCGGCAGAGCATACGTTTACACTGATGGTCAAAGTTGGCAAGTCCAAGACTGAGAGCAGAACATGCGGATTTGAGTACA TGAAACCTGGTCAAACAGTGGTCACTTGGCAGTGGGTGCTTGACGTGGAGCAAAACGAGAACAAGTCTGTATACCAGAGCAACCTTCTAGCCGACACCGGAAGTGAGACCGAGGTACCCAGGGAACTGCAGTACAAGGTCGAAACAGGACATGATATGGAAACTCGCGTTAAACGCCTTAGTGTTGAATAG